Sequence from the Pseudomonas frederiksbergensis genome:
GACGGTCCGCCAGTGTCACCGCCGGAACGCGAGGGGCTGGGGTCGCGATTGATGAAACGCTGCATCGAGCGCGACCTGGGCGGGATATTCGTGCTGACCTTCGCACCTGAGGGCGTGCTCTGCCGCTTCTCGTTCATGGTCACCGAGCATCACGCATGACGTTATTTGCTGGGATCAAGGTGCTGCTCGTCGAGGACGAGGGGACCGTTGCCATGCTGATCGAGGAAATGCTCGAAGAGCTGGGGTGCGAGGTGGTGGCCTCCGTCCCGCGGCTCGCCCGGGCCCGTGAAGTGGCAAGTACGGCGCAGTTCGACCTGGCGATCCTGGACGTCAACCTCGCCGGGGAGCGGGTTTTTCCGGTTGCCGAAATCCTGCGGGATCGTAAGATTCCATTTCTGTTCAGCACCGGATACGGCGCCAGCGGTGTGCCCGCCGAGTTTGCCCGGTATCCGGTTTTGCATAAGCCGTTTTCAGAAAGCGAATTGCAGTTGAAGATTGCGCTGACCCTGAACCACCAAAGCCTGTCCAAGGAGCAACCATGAGTCTGCACGGCCAATACGATTCCCAGAACATCTTCGCGATGATCCTTCGCGGCGAAGCCCCTGCCTACAAGATCTACGAAGATGACGATGTGCTGGCCTTCCTCGACATCTTTCCCCAATCACGCGGCCATGTGCTGGTCATTCCCAAGGCGGCCCAGGCCCGCAATATCCTCGATGTCGACCCGGCAGTCCTCGGCACGATGATGGCGGCGGTGCAACGCCTTACCCGCGTCATCGTCGACGAGTTGCAGCCGGACGGCGTGCAGATCGCCCAATTCAACGGCGCGCCGGCTGGCCAGACGGTCTTTCACATCCATGTGCATATCGTTCCGCGTTGGGAAGGACAGGCGCCTGGGGTACACGGGCAAGGGAAAGCCGATCCGAAGGAGCTCGAGGCGTTGCAGGCGCGGTTGGTGGGGCGTATTCGTTCGGGGGGCTGAGGCCGTAGCGCTTGTCCTCATTGCAGCGGGACATACACATCGGTTTGCCATTGATCCTGTGGCGTCTCGGGATAGGCGCTCAGGTAATGGAAGAACAGCGGCTGGTCGCGAAATTCTTCGCCGCTCGCGGGCAGCCAGTCGCGGTAGATCGGGTAGATCGTTTCGCCGATGTGATCAGGTGACCCCACGTGGCGAACCACGACGTAACGTCCGCCGGGGATGATGAGCGGCTGGACACCGAACGCATTCGGCGCTACATCCCCACTAATCTCACCGCAGATCGCGAAGCGGAAAGCGTGTGGCGGTGTGGTATCAGGGTTGCCATAGGGAATGCCGAACGTACGGCTCGATGCCACCGGCGACTGCCCGCTCTGCATGCGCCATTGGACGAACTGGCGCACGCTTTCGTTGACCAGCCCAGCCGGTCCACGATGTTCCAGCGCGGCGACCTTGACTTCAGGGAGTTCGATGATTCGAACTTGCATGAGGATATTCCTTGAAAAGTGGGGGATGGCGAACACCGTATTCCAGACCTGCCAGCTTGGGTTCTTCCTGAACACGCTTGGCGCCATGCCGAACGCTCGACCGAACGCCCTGGAAAATGCCTCGGGGCTTTTAAAACCCGCATCCAGCGCGGCGTCCAATACCGAGTAACCGGCAAGGGCGACCAACTGATGTGCCGCGCGTCGCAGCCGCATCAGATGCACATAACGCGAAACGGGCACGCCCATGAACGCCGTGAACTGCCGGTGGAAGTGATAAGCCGAGAAGTTCGCCACGTCACTCAACGCCTTCACCGAAAGATCACCTTCGAGATTGGCGTCGATGTAGGCCAAGACGGCGTCGAAGCGTTTTTTGTAAGCGAAATCGCTCGGTTGTTCAGGCACGGATAATGGCTCTTGGAAATGCGGTCCGTGTAGAGTCGACTATCGGCCACGGGCCTGCCTAGCCGTGTTTGCTCAAAGAGCGTAGCTCGGCACTAGGCTCTGTACGAAATGTATCCGCACTCACCCATACTGCGTTGAAACGGGGCTCGGAATGCTCATGTACTCCAGTACACTGCGCTTCCTCGCCCCGTTTCGCCTTGTCTGGCCTTCGCGCGAACACATTTCGTACAGACCCTAGCAGCGTTCTCCGGCAAGCGTCAGCAACGAAAGGCCAGTGTTACGCCCGTCGTTCATCCATGATGTTTCGATCCTGGTTGATGATGCACTTGGCTTAAACGCTGAGATGACGCTTCACCGCGTCTTCGAGTATGTCTACCAACTCCGGATCCATGTAGCGATAGTCGTCGGGAATATCCAAGGTATGGATCCGCTTGTATTCAAGCAGTCGGGAATATTCGGCCTGCAAGCGATTCAGGTGTTTGCGTTCCATGACAAAAATGATGTCGGCCCAGCGAATGTCCGCTGGGCCGATGTGCCTGCGCGCGTTAGGGCTGGTGCCCGCCGAGCGGACACTGAAGCCCGGGCGGCGGCGCCAGATTGCCTCCGCCGTGGGGCTGCGCCACTGGTTACGACTGCAGACGAACAGAAGGTTTGTCACACTTGATCCAACAGTTGGCGAGTGCTGCTGATGGGATAGCTCATGCCGAGTTGACGTGCCCTGGCGAGCTTGTCGGCACGGGTATACATGAGCTTCCAGTTTTTTTCCGGCTTGAACTCCGGCCGACGAGCCGGTTTGTCATTACCGTGTTTACGACGGGCCTGCGTACGCCGCCAGGCGCGGCTTCTTTCCATGGTTTGTTTCCTCGTGAGTACCGGGTTCAGCAGCCGCGGTAATACGAGTCGGAACCGCATAAGCAGGAATATGGGCAATGGCTAGGCCTCGTCCCGATTTCGGCATCGGCTGCGTGCATCACTCAATCTGACACTACTCCAGGTAATACTTATCCCATCCTTGCGAATCA
This genomic interval carries:
- a CDS encoding response regulator; amino-acid sequence: MTLFAGIKVLLVEDEGTVAMLIEEMLEELGCEVVASVPRLARAREVASTAQFDLAILDVNLAGERVFPVAEILRDRKIPFLFSTGYGASGVPAEFARYPVLHKPFSESELQLKIALTLNHQSLSKEQP
- a CDS encoding HIT family protein — protein: MSLHGQYDSQNIFAMILRGEAPAYKIYEDDDVLAFLDIFPQSRGHVLVIPKAAQARNILDVDPAVLGTMMAAVQRLTRVIVDELQPDGVQIAQFNGAPAGQTVFHIHVHIVPRWEGQAPGVHGQGKADPKELEALQARLVGRIRSGG
- a CDS encoding GyrI-like domain-containing protein; its protein translation is MPEQPSDFAYKKRFDAVLAYIDANLEGDLSVKALSDVANFSAYHFHRQFTAFMGVPVSRYVHLMRLRRAAHQLVALAGYSVLDAALDAGFKSPEAFSRAFGRAFGMAPSVFRKNPSWQVWNTVFAIPHFSRNILMQVRIIELPEVKVAALEHRGPAGLVNESVRQFVQWRMQSGQSPVASSRTFGIPYGNPDTTPPHAFRFAICGEISGDVAPNAFGVQPLIIPGGRYVVVRHVGSPDHIGETIYPIYRDWLPASGEEFRDQPLFFHYLSAYPETPQDQWQTDVYVPLQ
- a CDS encoding low molecular weight protein tyrosine phosphatase family protein; protein product: MTNLLFVCSRNQWRSPTAEAIWRRRPGFSVRSAGTSPNARRHIGPADIRWADIIFVMERKHLNRLQAEYSRLLEYKRIHTLDIPDDYRYMDPELVDILEDAVKRHLSV